The Nitrospira sp. genome segment ACCGTCACCAATCTTGGGAAAGATACCGTCACATTGCAAATTGCGGACAATACCAAGATCAAAATGCAGCGGGAGAATATCTCCCGACTGCGTACGGAAGATGAAGATAAAGAATAGCGTCGCGTCGGTCAAATAGGACAAGAGGTTGGGGACGAGATGAAAAAAGTAGGTGGGCGCTTATGGTTGTTGACACTGGTGTTGGTGGGGTCGTTCGTCTCATTTCTTCCCTCCTACCCACCGCTCTATCAAGCCATGCCGAGCTGGCTGAAGGCGGTGTTGCCGAATAAAGGCATTACGTTGGGATTGGATCTGCAGGGCGGCATCCATATGGTGCTGGAGGTGGATGAGAATCGCGCCGTGGAAATCGCGGTGGATCGATCGGTCACGGCCTTGCAAGATCTCGTGACGGAGAAGAAGATTGCAGTCGACTCGGTCAAGCGCATCGGGCCTGAACAAATTACGATCCAGGTTCAAAATGCCGATGCGAAAGCTTCCACCCAAAAGCTGCTCGACAACTTTCCGAACTTCGTTGAGAACGAATCGGCGGAATCGGCGGCGACCATCGTGTGGGTGTTACGCGAGGCGGAGACGAAGCGAATCAAGGATTCGGCCATCAATCAAGCATTGGAAACCATCCGAAACCGAATCGATCAATTCGGGGTGGCGGAACCGATCGTGCAACGGCAGGGATTGAAACAGATCGTCGTCCAGCTGCCGGGCGTCAAGGATCCCAAACGGGCCAAGGATTTGATCAAAGAAACGGCGTTGTTGGAATTCAAAATGTTGGATGAAGACATCCGACTGGATTTGCCGAGCCACGTGACGAAGGACAAAGAGGCCGAGGTGCTTCAACAGTTTGAGAGCAAACTTCCTGAGGGCGATCAGATCCTGTTCGAGCGGATGGTTGATAAGGATACGGGGGTCGAATTTCGAGCTCCTTACGTGGTCAAGAAGCGCGTGATGTTGACCGGCGATGTTTTGAGCGACGCGCGGGTCGCCATCGGTCAATTCAATGATCCCTATGTGTCGATCACGTTCGACTCTAAAGGCGGGCAAGAATTCGAGCGCATCACGGGTGAACATGTCAAAAAGCGCATGGCCGTGGTGTTGGATAACACCATTTACTCCGCGCCGGTGATTCAAGAGCGGATTGCCGGAGGGCGGGCGCAAATCACGGGGACGTTTACGACGCAGGAGGCCAACGACCTGGCCATCGTGCTGCGGGCCGGCGCTCTCCCGGCGCCGTTGAAGATCGTTCAAGATCTCACGGTGGGGCCATCCTTGGGACAGGACTCGATTGATAAAGGGGTCAAGGCGACATTGATCGCCGGGCTCTTGGTCGTCGTGTTCATGATCGTATACTACCGTCTCTCGGGGCTCATCGCGGATTTTGCCTTAGCCTTAAACCTCGTGTGTCTGATGGGTGCCCTGTCCGCATTGACGGCGACGTTGACCCTCCCGGGGATCGCCGGTATCGTGCTGACGATCGGAATGGGAGTCGATTCGAACGTCTTGATCTTCGAGCGTATTCGGGAGGAACTTCGAAGTGGGAAAGCCGTGCGATCCGCCATTGATGCGGGGTATGACAAGGCCTTGCTTACTATTATCGACTCACACGTCACGACCCTAATCACGGGAGTGGCGCTGTTTCTCTTTGGAACCGGACCGATCAAGGGGTTTGCCGTGACGCTGTGTTTAGGTATCGCGATCAATCTCTTTACAGCATTGGTCGGGACGAAAGTCATTTTTGATCTCTTGTATCAGAAGCAGAAGGTTGAAGCGCTGAGCATCTAACCATGACACCATCAGTACTGACGGCTCAACGTGAGGCTCAGGGCTATCAAAAGGGAGCGCGCATGTTAGAGATTCTAGGGAAAACCAACATTGATTTCATGGGCAAACGCCGGTTCGCTTTTCTCTTTTCAGGCGTCATGGTGCTGCTTGGACTGATCGCGCTCGTGCAGATTGCGCGAGGCGCGGCCAATCTGGGGATTGACTTCGCCGGAGGGACCGCAGTTCAACTGAAGTTCGACCAACCGGTTCGAATTGACGAAGCGCGGAAGGTCTTGGAGACCAATGGTCTCAATGATGCGGAATTGCAGGAATTCGGACAGGACAATAAACTGCTCATCCGAGTCAAGGCGTCCACGACGATCGAGGAGAAAGTAGCGGAACGTGTGATGGCCATCTTCTCCAAGGAGTTTCCCAACAATAAGTTCGTGGTCGATTCCACCACCGAGATCGGACCAACCATCGGCAAGAAACTTCAAGAAGATGCGCTTGTGGCCGTCATCATTTCATTCGCGGGCATTATTCTGTACATTGCGGCTCGATTCGAGCTGCGCTTTGGAGTCGCCGCAGCGCTGGCAACGTTTCATGATGTGTTAGCCGTCGTCGGAGCCTTTTATATCTTGGACAAAGAAATCACGCTATTGATCGTCACGGCCCTCTTGACCCTAGCGGGGTATTCATTGACCGATACGGTGGTCGTCTTTGACCGGATCAGAGAAAATCTGAAGCAGCGTCGTCGCGAGAGTGAGGAAGCGACGATCAACAGCGCAATCAATCAGGTCTTAAGCCGAACCATCGTCACCAGCTTGACGGTTGTGCTGGTCCTCATTCCCTTGACCCTGGCGGGTGGAGAAGTTCTCCATGATTTTTCGCTGGCCTTGCTCGGGGGTGTGATTTTTGGGACCTATTCATCGGTCTTCGTCGCTAGCCCTCTCTTATTGTTGTGGCCCGGAACGCAGGGCCGACTCTTGAAACGCAATTGATCGAACGGTCGAAGAGAACGGCGTCGTTTGTGAAGCGTCGTTCGTTTTGGAGAATAGCCACCGGTTTCAAGTTTCGGATTTCACGTCGTTCGTGCGCGACTCCGAAGACGTGACATGAGAAACTTGCAACCTGAAACCGTTGGATCAGAAGGCTTCACGAGGTGCGCTTCACCCTGCACAGGTTTCCGCATCCTTAGCGGATCACCCGTATGACGATCTGGAGCCGGTCATATAGTCTCCAGCAGAAAATCATCGGCGCGATCGTCCTGGTCGGCCTCCTCCCACTTGCTCTCCTGCTTATCCTGATCTATGCGGAAGAACGACGAGTGCTTCGTGAAGCGACGGGTGCGGATTTTAAGGAAGTCGCCGTGGAAGCCGCTCGTCGGATCGAGATGCATGTCACGCGGGGGATGAATGAAGCGCAACAACTCGCAACGACGCCGTTTCTCCGGACGGCTGTCTTTGAGGCGAATCGCACCTACGAAGGCAAGGATGCGCACAGCATTTCTGAGATCATCAAAGAGTGGCAGCAGCGGTGGGGACAACGGGCGAAACGAAGCGAATTTCCGCTGTTCGTCAACCGGATCGTGACCAACTCTTTGATTCAGTGGCACGAGATTCGAAAGTCCGACTATATTGGCATCTTGGTGACCGACGGGCAGGGTGCGTTGGTCGTCAGCTCGATTCCGCAGGTGGAATACTCCTACGCGAAAGCAGCCTGGTGGCAGGCGATCGTCAAGAACGGTAGCCGACGGCCCTATGTGAGTGACATCACCTTTGATCCCGCATTTGGTACGCATGTGGTCGCTGTG includes the following:
- the secF gene encoding protein translocase subunit SecF yields the protein MLEILGKTNIDFMGKRRFAFLFSGVMVLLGLIALVQIARGAANLGIDFAGGTAVQLKFDQPVRIDEARKVLETNGLNDAELQEFGQDNKLLIRVKASTTIEEKVAERVMAIFSKEFPNNKFVVDSTTEIGPTIGKKLQEDALVAVIISFAGIILYIAARFELRFGVAAALATFHDVLAVVGAFYILDKEITLLIVTALLTLAGYSLTDTVVVFDRIRENLKQRRRESEEATINSAINQVLSRTIVTSLTVVLVLIPLTLAGGEVLHDFSLALLGGVIFGTYSSVFVASPLLLLWPGTQGRLLKRN
- the secD gene encoding protein translocase subunit SecD — protein: MKKVGGRLWLLTLVLVGSFVSFLPSYPPLYQAMPSWLKAVLPNKGITLGLDLQGGIHMVLEVDENRAVEIAVDRSVTALQDLVTEKKIAVDSVKRIGPEQITIQVQNADAKASTQKLLDNFPNFVENESAESAATIVWVLREAETKRIKDSAINQALETIRNRIDQFGVAEPIVQRQGLKQIVVQLPGVKDPKRAKDLIKETALLEFKMLDEDIRLDLPSHVTKDKEAEVLQQFESKLPEGDQILFERMVDKDTGVEFRAPYVVKKRVMLTGDVLSDARVAIGQFNDPYVSITFDSKGGQEFERITGEHVKKRMAVVLDNTIYSAPVIQERIAGGRAQITGTFTTQEANDLAIVLRAGALPAPLKIVQDLTVGPSLGQDSIDKGVKATLIAGLLVVVFMIVYYRLSGLIADFALALNLVCLMGALSALTATLTLPGIAGIVLTIGMGVDSNVLIFERIREELRSGKAVRSAIDAGYDKALLTIIDSHVTTLITGVALFLFGTGPIKGFAVTLCLGIAINLFTALVGTKVIFDLLYQKQKVEALSI